The Candidatus Krumholzibacteriia bacterium genomic interval GGCCGGAGTGCCCGAGGCCTCCTGGACCAGCGTGCCGCTCAGGCTGACCTCTTCGTTGGTGGCGCTGCGCGCGTCCACCGAATCGAAGCGCAGATCCGTGGGGCCCTCGGCCTTCACGCGGAAGCGCAGGTGGGCCAGCGTGCCCTCGCCGGCGATGCCCGTGTCGGCCACGCCCATCATGGCCGCGTCGATCACGCCCGCCGTGGGCGAGAAGACCGGCATGGCGCGGTTCTGGGCCGAGGCGATGTCGCCCGGTGCCCAGCCGACGTACTCGAGCACGTCGGAGTTCCAGCCGAGCTCCACGGTCAGACCCTGCACGCTGCCGTCACCCGACAGACGCAGCGGCACGCGGATCTCGTCACCGGCGGTCAGCTCCGTCGGCTCCACGAGTTCCAGCGTGTTCGCGGCGGCCAGCTGGGCCGGAGCGAGCTTGCTCACCTGGTTGAAGTTGATGGCGAACAGGATCAGATCCTCGAACTGGATCTGGTTGTCCGTGGTCGGACGCGCGTCCACCGAGAAGTCGGTCGTGGGACCGACGTCGGCCTCGGCGTCGTAGTTCGCATCCCCGTCGAAGGTCCCGTAGGCATCACCGAGATCGGAGATGTCGCCGGTGAACACGATGTTGTTGCCCGTACCCGGGGCGACGTCGCCGAGGTGGTAGCTCAGCGTGCCGTCGGTCCGGCCGCTGACGGCGCTCTCGTAGCACTCGTCCTCGGCGAAGGCCACGTAGTACCAGAAGTCCCGGGCACCCGGCTCGTCGCTGTACGACGTGGCCGTCGGAGCCAGCGGCGAGCCACTGACCTCGGTCCAGCCGTTGGTCAGCGCATCGCTGATGCTGGTCGGAGCCGTCGGCGCGGCACCACCCAGGTCGTCGTACTCGGGATAGTTGCCGAAGCCCTTGCGGAAGACGCGCACGGCCGTCAGGTCGGGGTCGCCCGGCAGGGTCCAGCTGAGGTCGATGGCCGTGGTGTTCGGCGGGGTGTTCCCCGTCTTCTGCTGCACGGCCGCCAGATCGGTGATCGCGCCCGGAGCGGTGACGTCGATGTCGATCGTCGCGCCCGGACCCGGCAGCAGCGGCAGCGGCGCGTTGTCGCAGTCACGCAGGGTAACGCCGACGATGTCGATCGTGCCCTGCTGGTCGCTGGTCAGACCCGACACGAAGGTCACCGGGATGGTGAAGACCTCGCCGCCGACGGTGGACCCGCAGGGCTCACCGAGGATGGCGGTGTCGAAGGTGTA includes:
- a CDS encoding FlgD immunoglobulin-like domain containing protein — translated: QNDLSSNDIGIETNVDYLTVDASCNWYGDINGPFEATLNPAGTGSAVEGDVDFGPWLVSAGGACTGLTNFASAGPAPGELNDCDNCLDIPVSLTRLDTSAARGVSVTFELSSNLELCGTPAVSSGAGTFYDGFGNVQALPLITVNDSTYTFDTAILGEPCGSTVGGEVFTIPVTFVSGLTSDQQGTIDIVGVTLRDCDNAPLPLLPGPGATIDIDVTAPGAITDLAAVQQKTGNTPPNTTAIDLSWTLPGDPDLTAVRVFRKGFGNYPEYDDLGGAAPTAPTSISDALTNGWTEVSGSPLAPTATSYSDEPGARDFWYYVAFAEDECYESAVSGRTDGTLSYHLGDVAPGTGNNIVFTGDISDLGDAYGTFDGDANYDAEADVGPTTDFSVDARPTTDNQIQFEDLILFAINFNQVSKLAPAQLAAANTLELVEPTELTAGDEIRVPLRLSGDGSVQGLTVELGWNSDVLEYVGWAPGDIASAQNRAMPVFSPTAGVIDAAMMGVADTGIAGEGTLAHLRFRVKAEGPTDLRFDSVDARSATNEEVSLSGTLVQEASGTPAMLSRSVLRSNVPNPFNPSTKVRFALADRGHVSVQIFDLKGRLVRTLVDAPLTAGEHEIQWNGTDDGGRTVASGTYLLRMSAPDVTESRRLMLVK